A genomic window from Paenibacillus sp. FSL K6-0276 includes:
- a CDS encoding glutathione peroxidase yields MSIYPYTARSIRGKEIELEQYKGKVLLIVNTASKCGFTHQYSDLQKLYERYEDRGFQILGFPSNQFGEQEPGSNEEVNVFCQINYGVTFPLFEKVEVKGENKHPLFTHLTAQAGFEGFDMNHSSGKLLHSMLESKDPEALNNDEIKWNFTKFLIDREGNVVTRFESTVDPLDIEPAIEALL; encoded by the coding sequence ATGAGCATTTATCCATATACAGCACGCAGTATTCGTGGAAAAGAGATCGAACTGGAGCAATACAAAGGTAAAGTACTTTTGATTGTGAATACAGCAAGTAAGTGTGGGTTTACCCACCAATACTCCGACCTGCAAAAACTCTATGAGAGATACGAAGATCGTGGCTTCCAAATCCTCGGTTTCCCTTCCAATCAATTTGGGGAGCAGGAACCTGGTAGCAATGAAGAAGTGAATGTATTTTGCCAAATCAATTACGGCGTTACGTTTCCTCTCTTTGAGAAGGTTGAAGTAAAGGGCGAAAATAAACATCCACTCTTCACTCACCTTACAGCGCAGGCTGGATTTGAAGGCTTCGACATGAACCATTCTTCAGGAAAGCTACTACACAGCATGCTTGAGAGCAAAGATCCGGAAGCACTGAACAATGACGAAATCAAATGGAACTTCACTAAATTTCTAATTGATCGCGAAGGCAATGTAGTTACAAGATTCGAATCTACTGTAGATCCGCTGGATATTGAGCCAGCGATCGAAGCATTGCTATAG
- a CDS encoding N-acetylmuramoyl-L-alanine amidase, translating to MNKMIGVTLLAACLLGMAAPQTAEAKTVAGGYTAQVYANSLNVRNEPAKNATVVGSIKNGARVTVTDAQHGWLKVQAGNTSGWVAGYYLKKVNSTSPRSEASGTSGASNATVSSSTSASVPSRTAKATVTADSLRIRSGPGTQYKVLGSLKAKDTVALLLRQNDWARIRTTSGEIGWVAAQYIRSGATPSSTNTVSHTGNLRGKLIVIDPGHGGSDPGMLGTTYNTMEKDLNLQTALYVRDALVAKGARVEMTRTREDQKPTLARRVQMSEALRADAFVSIHYNSSPKKVSGTLTFFYSESDDLKLARAIENRLGQGIGLKSNGLSFGDYHILRENQIPASLVELGFLTNPTDESIVRKSTYQKRAAKSIADGVADYFK from the coding sequence ATGAACAAAATGATAGGTGTCACACTGCTTGCGGCATGCCTTTTGGGTATGGCAGCACCACAAACTGCTGAAGCTAAAACAGTAGCGGGAGGTTATACGGCTCAGGTATACGCGAACTCTTTAAATGTACGCAATGAGCCGGCTAAGAATGCAACTGTTGTAGGATCTATTAAGAACGGAGCTAGGGTAACTGTGACTGATGCGCAGCACGGTTGGTTAAAGGTGCAGGCAGGGAACACCTCTGGCTGGGTAGCTGGTTATTACCTTAAAAAGGTGAACAGCACCTCCCCGCGATCAGAAGCTTCTGGAACATCTGGAGCATCCAATGCTACTGTTAGCTCCTCCACCTCAGCCAGTGTTCCTAGTAGAACCGCAAAGGCTACAGTTACGGCTGATTCTCTGCGCATCCGAAGCGGTCCGGGAACACAATATAAGGTGCTCGGTTCTTTAAAGGCTAAGGATACTGTTGCCCTCCTCCTTCGTCAGAACGATTGGGCGCGAATTCGAACAACAAGCGGTGAAATTGGTTGGGTCGCAGCGCAGTATATCCGAAGCGGAGCCACGCCAAGCAGTACAAATACTGTTTCGCACACAGGAAATCTGCGAGGCAAGCTGATCGTCATAGATCCCGGTCATGGCGGCAGTGATCCGGGGATGCTTGGCACTACATATAACACCATGGAAAAAGATTTGAATCTGCAAACAGCACTTTATGTTCGCGATGCCCTTGTAGCTAAAGGTGCACGGGTTGAGATGACGCGTACTCGTGAGGATCAGAAACCGACTCTTGCTCGTCGTGTTCAGATGAGCGAGGCCCTACGTGCAGATGCATTTGTAAGCATTCATTATAATTCTTCTCCGAAAAAAGTGTCCGGAACACTGACCTTCTTTTACTCCGAATCGGATGATTTAAAGCTGGCACGGGCGATTGAAAACCGGCTGGGGCAAGGCATCGGTCTTAAGAGCAACGGATTATCTTTTGGCGATTACCACATTCTGAGAGAGAACCAAATTCCAGCTAGCTTAGTTGAACTTGGATTTCTTACCAATCCTACAGACGAGTCCATTGTCCGCAAATCCACCTATCAGAAAAGAGCAGCCAAATCCATCGCCGATGGCGTAGCTGATTATTTTAAATAA
- a CDS encoding Nramp family divalent metal transporter, whose translation MLEQTLVEQPHIEQPHIKRHKNSISAQAVLNGEIKGIRRLLPFLGPAFIAAVAYLDPGNFATNITAGSKYGYLLLWVIVASNLMAVLIQALSAKLGIATGKNLPEIAHDRFPKSVSIFLWIQSELVIIATDLAEFIGAALGLYLLFDIPMLPAALITAVGSFAILELQRRGYRSLEAGIAAMILIVVLAFVFQVIVAKPDMGAVAVGMFTPKFEGVDSILLAAGILGATVMPHAIYLHSSLTQNRVVGVNEAEKKQIFKLEFIDIIIAMIIAGAVNLAMVIVSAALFFKNGLVVEDLDVAFQQFSHLAGPVTAISFGLGLLVAGLSSSSVGTMAGDVVMQGFINKRINLYLRRAITIIPPLAIIGFGVNPTKALVISQVILSFGIAFALIPLVVFTSNRQIMGGLVNRKITATLGWIISGLVVSLNLFLVYQIFV comes from the coding sequence ATGCTTGAACAAACTTTAGTAGAACAACCACATATAGAACAGCCACATATAAAACGACATAAGAACTCCATTTCAGCACAAGCCGTACTTAATGGGGAGATCAAAGGGATTAGAAGATTACTTCCTTTCTTAGGTCCAGCGTTTATCGCAGCGGTTGCTTATCTGGATCCAGGTAATTTTGCCACCAACATTACGGCGGGTTCAAAATATGGCTACCTCTTATTATGGGTGATTGTAGCCTCGAATTTAATGGCCGTTCTTATTCAGGCGTTATCTGCCAAGCTTGGTATTGCTACAGGCAAGAACTTGCCTGAGATCGCTCATGATCGATTTCCGAAGAGTGTATCTATCTTCTTATGGATTCAAAGTGAACTGGTGATAATAGCTACGGATCTGGCGGAGTTTATCGGGGCGGCATTGGGACTTTATCTATTGTTTGATATTCCCATGCTGCCGGCAGCACTCATCACTGCGGTGGGTTCTTTTGCTATCTTAGAGCTTCAGCGCCGGGGATACCGCTCACTTGAGGCCGGAATCGCTGCAATGATTCTTATCGTCGTTTTAGCATTCGTCTTTCAAGTTATTGTAGCTAAACCGGATATGGGTGCGGTTGCTGTAGGTATGTTCACACCTAAGTTTGAAGGGGTGGACAGCATCCTTTTGGCCGCAGGAATTCTAGGCGCAACAGTAATGCCACATGCCATTTATCTACATTCATCACTTACACAGAACCGTGTCGTAGGGGTGAATGAAGCGGAGAAAAAACAGATCTTTAAACTGGAATTCATAGATATTATTATTGCGATGATTATTGCAGGTGCGGTTAATCTGGCGATGGTCATTGTCTCCGCGGCATTGTTTTTCAAAAATGGTCTCGTGGTTGAGGATTTGGATGTTGCGTTTCAGCAATTTAGTCACTTAGCTGGGCCAGTAACGGCGATCTCCTTTGGCTTAGGACTACTCGTTGCAGGACTATCGAGCTCTTCTGTAGGGACTATGGCTGGCGATGTGGTGATGCAAGGCTTCATTAACAAAAGAATTAACCTGTACTTACGCCGTGCGATTACGATTATTCCACCTTTGGCTATCATCGGCTTTGGTGTAAATCCAACGAAGGCGCTCGTTATCAGTCAGGTGATCTTGTCCTTTGGAATTGCGTTCGCTCTGATCCCACTTGTTGTATTTACAAGCAATCGCCAAATAATGGGTGGGCTAGTGAATCGTAAGATTACAGCTACTCTCGGCTGGATAATCTCCGGATTAGTTGTATCGTTGAACTTGTTTTTGGTGTATCAAATATTTGTATAA
- a CDS encoding prohibitin family protein, with protein sequence MNMQMNPKLKQLRPGKIVSGIAAVLIVLLIGANSFVSVEYGHVGLYKTFGKLNDNTLSPGMHFKIPFIQTVIQVNTQVTKAETDTSASSKDLQPVSTHVAVNYSVNKASAYNLMNNIGGNFDNIIINPAIQEIVKEVTAKYPAEDLITRRDVVSGEISQHLTTRLAKYDLIVNDINIVNFKFSEAFNQSIEAKQVAQQQALKAENDLRRIEIEAKQKIAQAQAEAESLRLKKQEVTPELVQLKQIEVQEKALEKWNGVLPSVTGGATPFVDIQSLTK encoded by the coding sequence ATGAATATGCAAATGAATCCGAAATTGAAGCAGTTGCGTCCGGGAAAAATAGTTAGTGGTATTGCAGCAGTTCTCATTGTACTGTTGATCGGCGCGAACTCATTTGTATCTGTAGAGTATGGGCACGTAGGATTGTACAAAACTTTTGGGAAATTAAATGACAATACATTGTCACCGGGTATGCATTTTAAAATTCCATTTATCCAGACTGTGATCCAGGTCAATACGCAGGTAACCAAGGCGGAGACAGATACGTCGGCATCTTCAAAAGACCTCCAGCCCGTATCCACACATGTGGCAGTTAACTATTCGGTGAATAAAGCCTCTGCCTATAATCTAATGAACAACATCGGTGGTAATTTTGACAATATAATTATTAATCCAGCCATACAAGAAATCGTCAAGGAAGTGACAGCTAAATATCCAGCAGAAGATTTGATTACGCGTCGTGATGTAGTCTCGGGTGAGATTAGTCAGCATTTAACTACTAGGCTGGCAAAATATGACCTTATCGTCAACGATATTAACATCGTTAACTTTAAATTCTCGGAGGCGTTCAATCAGTCGATTGAAGCGAAGCAGGTCGCTCAGCAGCAGGCGCTAAAGGCGGAGAACGATCTCCGGCGGATTGAAATCGAAGCGAAGCAAAAGATCGCACAAGCTCAAGCAGAAGCGGAATCTTTAAGACTTAAGAAGCAGGAGGTTACACCTGAGCTGGTGCAGCTGAAGCAAATAGAGGTCCAAGAGAAGGCGCTAGAAAAATGGAACGGCGTGCTGCCGTCAGTAACAGGGGGAGCCACTCCGTTTGTGGATATTCAATCCCTGACTAAGTAA
- a CDS encoding ArsB/NhaD family transporter — MEQQAIWAIGIFLLIYGLIISEKIHRTILAMLGAIVMVAMGIVDQETALHHIDFNTLGLLVGMMMIVGITAETGLFKYAAVKSAKLAKGKPRRILIALFIITAVASAFLDNVTTVLLMVPVTFSITRQLRIHPLPFLMSQIIASNVGGTATLIGDPPNIMIGSAVKELTFMSFINNLAPVIIIIMLAYIPLLLLMFGKQIKSTPELQQSIMDMDEKAMITDHKLLRKCLIVLGITISGFFLHQALHLESATVALAGAFLLLLLTGGEHMLEKAFRSVEWITIFFFIGLFVLVSGLVETGVIAELAAKAIELTGGDVLMSSMMILWVSAIASAFLDNIPFVATMIPLIQEMGQMGITNLEPLWWSLALGACLGGNGTLIGASANLIVAGLAGKEGYPITFMKYLKVGFPLMILSIVISSIYLYLRYLI; from the coding sequence ATGGAACAGCAAGCGATTTGGGCGATAGGTATTTTCCTGCTGATTTATGGACTTATTATTTCCGAGAAAATTCACCGTACGATCCTAGCCATGTTAGGAGCTATTGTTATGGTAGCCATGGGCATTGTGGATCAGGAGACGGCACTGCATCACATTGATTTTAATACCCTTGGACTACTTGTAGGGATGATGATGATTGTAGGGATTACTGCAGAGACAGGACTCTTTAAATATGCGGCTGTGAAATCAGCTAAACTGGCGAAGGGGAAGCCAAGAAGAATACTCATTGCCTTGTTTATTATCACAGCAGTGGCTTCTGCTTTCTTGGATAATGTTACAACAGTGCTGCTTATGGTACCCGTTACCTTCAGTATTACAAGGCAACTGCGCATTCATCCGCTGCCTTTTTTGATGTCACAAATTATCGCATCGAATGTCGGTGGAACGGCAACATTGATTGGAGATCCGCCTAATATTATGATTGGCAGTGCTGTGAAAGAGTTGACTTTTATGTCCTTTATCAACAATCTGGCACCCGTGATTATCATCATTATGTTGGCGTATATCCCGCTTCTACTACTGATGTTTGGTAAGCAAATTAAATCCACTCCGGAATTGCAACAGAGCATTATGGACATGGATGAGAAGGCAATGATTACGGATCATAAGCTGCTACGAAAATGTCTAATTGTACTGGGAATTACGATTTCAGGTTTCTTTTTACATCAGGCGTTACATTTGGAGTCCGCAACGGTTGCATTAGCAGGTGCTTTTTTGCTGCTTTTACTAACCGGAGGGGAGCACATGCTGGAAAAAGCTTTTCGTAGTGTGGAATGGATTACGATATTCTTTTTTATCGGACTGTTTGTTCTGGTATCAGGACTCGTTGAGACGGGTGTCATCGCGGAGCTGGCTGCCAAGGCGATCGAATTAACTGGTGGGGATGTTCTCATGAGCTCGATGATGATCTTATGGGTGAGTGCAATTGCTTCTGCGTTTCTCGATAACATTCCTTTTGTTGCAACGATGATCCCTTTGATTCAGGAGATGGGGCAAATGGGGATCACGAATCTGGAACCTCTTTGGTGGAGTTTGGCTTTGGGTGCTTGCTTGGGTGGTAATGGTACATTGATCGGTGCCAGTGCCAATCTGATCGTGGCTGGATTAGCTGGAAAAGAGGGCTACCCGATTACGTTCATGAAGTATTTGAAGGTGGGCTTCCCTTTAATGATACTGTCCATTGTGATCTCAAGCATATATTTGTATTTAAGATATTTGATCTGA
- a CDS encoding IS110 family transposase, protein MKNTIKYVGLDVSKEKIAVAIADEGREPARYYGAIPHTPDAVARMIRKLKGSGITLEVCYEAGPTGYDLYRWLTKMGISCVVIAPSRIPQRPGDAIKTDRRDAEKLAQLHRAGELTAIYVPTPELEALRDLIRAREDAREDLHRARQRLIHFLLRHQIHTPEGMKKRWTKRYREWLSMLKFNYAAQERVFTEYLQQLREVEERIKRLESAMREEAEICPYAPVIQALQGLRGIALLTAMTLVVEIGNFERFRSPAQLMSYLGLVPREYSSGASTKRGCLTKVGNSGVRRALVESAWSYRHRPAVKGDLTVRLEGQSAHVHETSWKAQERLHSKYLKLVRRGKHRNLAMAVVGRELVGFIWSIAVDAEQRMA, encoded by the coding sequence ATGAAGAATACCATAAAATACGTAGGTTTGGATGTGTCAAAAGAAAAAATTGCGGTGGCAATTGCAGACGAAGGTCGAGAACCAGCACGATATTATGGAGCCATTCCCCATACCCCGGATGCAGTGGCTCGAATGATTCGCAAACTCAAAGGTTCAGGGATTACACTAGAGGTCTGCTATGAAGCCGGGCCTACCGGGTACGACTTATATCGCTGGCTGACGAAGATGGGGATTTCCTGCGTGGTGATCGCACCTTCGCGTATTCCACAGCGCCCCGGCGATGCAATAAAAACCGATCGACGGGATGCAGAAAAACTGGCTCAGCTTCACCGAGCAGGAGAATTGACTGCGATCTATGTGCCGACTCCAGAACTCGAAGCCTTACGAGATCTCATTCGTGCGCGAGAAGATGCTAGGGAAGATCTACATCGTGCTCGGCAACGGCTCATTCATTTTCTGTTGCGCCACCAAATTCACACACCAGAAGGTATGAAAAAACGCTGGACCAAAAGGTACCGGGAATGGCTGTCCATGCTGAAGTTTAATTATGCAGCTCAAGAACGGGTTTTCACCGAATATTTGCAACAGCTCCGGGAAGTGGAGGAGAGAATCAAGCGACTTGAATCCGCAATGCGAGAAGAAGCAGAGATCTGTCCGTACGCACCTGTCATTCAAGCGTTGCAAGGTCTGCGGGGAATCGCTCTGCTGACGGCTATGACATTAGTTGTCGAGATTGGGAATTTTGAGCGTTTTCGTTCACCGGCTCAGCTCATGAGTTACCTGGGACTAGTGCCACGGGAGTATTCATCGGGAGCAAGTACCAAAAGAGGTTGTCTTACAAAAGTCGGGAATTCCGGAGTGCGGCGTGCACTGGTGGAGTCTGCATGGAGTTACCGTCACCGTCCTGCTGTTAAGGGAGATTTAACAGTGCGCCTGGAGGGGCAGAGTGCTCATGTCCATGAAACGTCGTGGAAAGCCCAAGAACGGTTACACAGTAAGTATCTAAAGTTAGTCAGACGTGGGAAACACCGAAATTTAGCCATGGCTGTGGTAGGTCGTGAGTTAGTTGGATTCATCTGGTCGATTGCGGTAGATGCAGAACAAAGAATGGCGTAA
- a CDS encoding bifunctional 3-deoxy-7-phosphoheptulonate synthase/chorismate mutase produces MSNVELDVLRGRLDEINGQLLELISERAKIVQEIGVVKEKQGVPKFDPEREKKMLDQLVASNKGPFTNGTIRSLFKQIFSASLDLQSDEHKKTLLVARKSHKEDTVIVLPGDVTVGGSSSLMVAGPCSVESELQTRTVAAALQKAGVRVMRGGAFKPRTSPYDFQGLGMDGLRILREAANDYGLLTISEIVDPRHIEESLDYVDIIQIGARNMHNFELLKAVGEVNKPVLLKRGLAATLDEFIHAAEYIMSRGNTQIMLIERGIRTYEKATRNTLDISAVPILKQECHLPVLVDVTHSTGRKDILIPCAKAALAAGADGIMVEVHPDPATALSDAAQQLNIDEFNTFFNEVKASGLYR; encoded by the coding sequence ATGAGTAACGTGGAATTGGATGTTCTTAGAGGTCGTCTGGATGAAATTAATGGGCAATTGCTGGAGCTGATCTCCGAGCGGGCTAAAATTGTGCAGGAGATTGGCGTAGTTAAAGAAAAGCAAGGTGTGCCTAAATTCGATCCGGAACGTGAAAAGAAAATGCTGGATCAGCTCGTAGCGAGCAACAAAGGACCTTTCACTAACGGAACCATCCGCAGCCTCTTCAAACAAATTTTTTCAGCATCTCTGGACTTACAATCCGATGAACATAAAAAAACTTTACTAGTAGCGCGTAAGAGTCACAAAGAAGACACAGTGATTGTTCTACCGGGAGATGTTACCGTTGGTGGTTCTTCTTCACTGATGGTGGCCGGTCCTTGTTCCGTGGAAAGCGAACTACAGACCCGCACCGTAGCTGCTGCCCTGCAAAAAGCTGGCGTACGTGTAATGCGTGGAGGTGCCTTCAAGCCGCGGACTTCCCCTTATGATTTCCAAGGTCTAGGTATGGACGGCCTAAGAATATTGCGCGAAGCAGCGAATGACTATGGACTGCTGACCATCAGTGAAATAGTAGATCCAAGACATATTGAAGAGTCCTTAGATTATGTGGATATCATCCAAATCGGTGCACGGAACATGCACAATTTTGAGCTGTTAAAAGCGGTCGGAGAAGTCAATAAGCCAGTGCTGCTGAAACGCGGATTGGCTGCCACACTCGATGAATTCATACATGCAGCGGAATACATTATGTCTCGTGGTAACACACAGATCATGCTGATTGAACGCGGAATTCGTACCTATGAAAAAGCAACCCGCAACACGCTCGATATCTCAGCAGTGCCTATTCTCAAGCAGGAATGCCATTTGCCAGTATTAGTCGATGTTACTCACTCCACAGGACGCAAAGATATCCTTATTCCTTGCGCAAAAGCCGCACTCGCAGCCGGAGCCGATGGCATCATGGTAGAGGTGCATCCTGATCCTGCAACCGCGTTGTCCGATGCCGCGCAGCAGTTGAATATTGATGAATTCAATACCTTCTTTAACGAAGTGAAAGCTTCCGGACTGTACCGTTAA
- a CDS encoding TIR domain-containing protein, giving the protein MTKPKLFIGSSRESIRYARAIHEQLKRDAEVHPWYANAFRANEYTMEALERNLDESDFAVFVFSPDDVAKIRGKFYYVTRDNTGFEMGLFWARLRRNRVFCLVPDQVTARDDLIPGENVEEYHLLSDLSGITSLEYEVHHDNPTAAVDVSCGKIIDSIQERGRFRDPVKDLEQLKMEIRRKESILHFFWQYNSNVTISEDGEKYHALSDAIRNSFLPPKHCRVIGAAIWQAQEKERLVQVGGNVGRGHSYPLSVTKGNEKQPSVVDAFLSSKWTFFQRTEVAEVYILCYPLGKKHVLSVHFSGSDGLSADDLKAVVGHNQDLFRTINHLVGEDSA; this is encoded by the coding sequence GTGACTAAACCAAAGCTATTCATTGGATCTTCCAGGGAATCCATACGTTATGCAAGAGCGATTCATGAGCAGCTGAAGAGGGATGCTGAAGTACATCCTTGGTATGCCAATGCCTTTCGAGCGAATGAATACACGATGGAGGCATTGGAGAGAAATTTGGATGAGAGCGATTTTGCCGTATTTGTGTTCTCGCCAGATGATGTCGCCAAAATACGCGGTAAATTTTATTATGTAACTCGCGATAATACGGGGTTTGAAATGGGCTTGTTTTGGGCCAGATTACGGCGTAATCGCGTCTTTTGCTTAGTGCCGGATCAGGTGACTGCCCGTGATGATTTGATTCCTGGGGAGAATGTTGAAGAGTATCATCTTTTGTCCGATTTGTCGGGAATTACATCTTTAGAGTATGAGGTGCATCATGATAATCCTACGGCTGCTGTGGATGTGAGCTGTGGTAAGATTATTGATAGTATTCAGGAGCGTGGAAGATTCCGTGACCCGGTTAAAGATTTAGAGCAGCTAAAGATGGAAATAAGGCGCAAAGAAAGTATCCTTCATTTTTTTTGGCAATATAATAGTAATGTGACCATCTCTGAGGATGGAGAGAAGTATCACGCACTAAGCGACGCGATACGCAATTCCTTTTTACCTCCGAAGCATTGTCGTGTAATCGGTGCAGCCATCTGGCAGGCTCAAGAGAAAGAAAGACTTGTTCAAGTGGGAGGGAATGTTGGACGTGGTCACTCCTATCCCTTGTCTGTAACGAAAGGGAATGAGAAGCAGCCAAGTGTGGTGGATGCATTTTTATCGAGTAAATGGACTTTTTTTCAACGCACAGAAGTTGCGGAGGTATATATCCTATGCTATCCTCTAGGTAAGAAACATGTTCTTTCCGTACATTTTTCAGGGAGTGATGGGTTATCTGCGGATGATCTTAAGGCGGTAGTTGGGCATAATCAGGATTTATTCCGTACCATCAATCATTTAGTAGGGGAGGATTCAGCATGA
- a CDS encoding LLM class flavin-dependent oxidoreductase, translated as MSNDVTAAPSSDFEFGIYTLGDIVADCHTGNKISPKQRLDEVVAAAKLADEAGLDVFGVGEHHRLDFVISSVPVVLAAISQVTNRIKLTSATTVLSTIDPVRVFEDFATLDLLSNGRAEIIAGRGAFVESFPLFGYELGDYHRLFSENINLLLELNKHEIMNWEGSFRSSLKDSEIAPRPLQQSLPVWIGVGGSPESAEKAGVLGTGMAIAILSGSPEPFQELAATYRRAGIQAGHAPEDLKIAITSHGYIAETSQQALDEYYPYYYSYRNSISPKPGQEYRVSRDAFGQYVSADNTMAVGSPQQIIEKILYQHELFSHSRFMTQLDIGGLPYAKVAKAIELLATEVAPVVRREIAKKNNR; from the coding sequence ATGAGTAACGACGTAACCGCAGCACCATCATCCGATTTTGAGTTTGGTATCTACACCTTAGGAGACATTGTTGCTGATTGTCATACCGGCAACAAGATCAGCCCGAAACAACGACTGGACGAAGTTGTAGCTGCGGCTAAGTTGGCGGATGAGGCGGGGCTTGATGTATTCGGTGTCGGTGAACATCATCGACTTGATTTTGTGATTTCTTCGGTTCCAGTAGTTCTGGCAGCCATTTCTCAGGTTACTAATAGAATCAAACTCACGAGCGCAACAACCGTATTAAGCACCATTGATCCCGTGCGCGTATTTGAGGATTTCGCCACACTTGATTTACTGTCAAATGGCCGTGCAGAGATCATTGCGGGACGTGGTGCTTTTGTAGAATCATTTCCACTTTTCGGATATGAACTTGGAGATTATCATCGTCTATTCTCCGAGAATATCAATCTGCTTCTCGAGCTTAATAAGCATGAAATTATGAACTGGGAGGGCTCCTTCCGTTCATCCCTGAAGGATTCGGAGATTGCTCCACGCCCTCTTCAACAAAGCCTTCCGGTATGGATTGGCGTAGGTGGTTCTCCTGAAAGCGCGGAGAAAGCCGGCGTACTCGGAACTGGAATGGCCATCGCCATTCTTAGCGGTAGTCCAGAACCTTTCCAAGAGCTTGCCGCAACTTATCGACGCGCTGGAATTCAGGCGGGGCATGCACCTGAGGATCTAAAGATTGCGATCACTAGCCACGGCTACATTGCCGAAACCTCACAGCAGGCGCTGGATGAATATTACCCATACTACTATAGCTATCGTAATTCCATCAGTCCAAAACCTGGACAAGAATACAGAGTCTCTCGTGATGCCTTTGGGCAATATGTATCTGCTGATAACACAATGGCTGTGGGTAGCCCGCAGCAGATTATCGAAAAAATCCTCTATCAGCATGAGCTATTCAGCCATAGCCGCTTTATGACTCAGCTCGATATCGGCGGCCTTCCTTACGCCAAGGTAGCCAAAGCTATTGAACTATTGGCAACAGAGGTCGCCCCTGTCGTACGGCGCGAGATTGCCAAGAAGAACAACCGTTAA
- a CDS encoding DUF2933 domain-containing protein encodes MNWSWLITLICPLMMLFMMFGLGGKHGHGHGSRKQASPDYQEIQKELNDLKIQNEQMRRDIQSLTS; translated from the coding sequence ATGAATTGGTCTTGGTTAATCACATTGATCTGCCCTTTAATGATGCTATTTATGATGTTCGGACTGGGCGGGAAACATGGACACGGACATGGATCAAGAAAGCAAGCGTCACCTGATTATCAGGAGATTCAGAAAGAATTGAATGATCTGAAAATACAGAATGAACAAATGAGAAGAGATATTCAAAGTCTCACTTCATAA